CCAAATTTCTTCGCAAAAAGGAACATAACCTCTTCGTCTGTTTTGCTCTCATAAAGAGGCTCAACGACTTTACTTCTCCACTGATTTGATCTATTGGTAGCCGTTACCGTTCCTTCACACTCAAACTGAGTTGCAACAGGTAAGATATAAATGCCATCTTTGCGACTCGTTAGAACAGCTGCTTCGTTGACAAATGGCTCTGCAATAACCACAAGGTCGAGCTTGTCCAATGCTTCTTTTATTTTCGCTTGTTGAGACATGGAAGTAATACCCGTTCCTTGAATCCAAACGGCACGAACCGGTGCTGAAGAGTATGTTTTCACCTCTTGAAGAACACCTTGCCACCATTGAGAAAGTGAGTAACCTTTTTCATTCATCCATTTTTTCTCAAAGAATCTGCCTTTGAGCCATTCATAATCCACACCCCAAGACTGCGCGAAGTATTTCCAAGCACCATCTTCAAGACCATAATAGCCTGAAAGTGAGTCTGCAAGGTTACCCATATCGGTTGCACCTTGAACGTTGTCATGTCCACGAATGATGTAAAGTCCACCACCTTTTTTACCCATGTTGCCAAGAGCAATTTGAAGGACTGGAAGGATTCTGGTGTTAGATGAGCCCACACTGTGCTGTGTAATACCCAGTGACCATGCAATAGCGCTTGGTGTATTTTTAGCAAAAAGTGTTGTTGCTTGAATGATTTGATCGACTGGGATGCCTGTAACATCAGAAGTGAGTTCTGGTGTCCACTTCGCAGCCTCCGCACGGATTTGATCCATCGCGTAAGAACGTGTGTCGATAAATTCTTTATCTTCCCAACCATTTTTGAAGATGATGTGAAGCATTCCGTAGACAAATGCAATGTCTGTACCTGAACGAATACGTAGGTAAAGATCTGCTTTTGCCGCACTTCTGGTGTAAATTGGATCAACAACGATCAATTTTGTACCATTACGGTCTTTTGCTTGTAAGAAGTGTTTAAATCCAATAGGGTTTGCAACGGCTGAGTTTGCACCAATCATCATAATGACTTTTGCATTAACAGCATCGCCGAATTGTTGTGTCATAGCACCGTATCCAAATGTATTCGCAGCACCTGCGACGGAAGCACTATGTCAGATTCTAGCTACGTGGTCAATATTGTTTGTTCCCCACATTGCAGCAAATTTTCTAAAATAGAAAGATTGTTGCAAGCTGAATTTTGCTGAACCTAAAAACTCGACAATGTCTGGGCCATTTTCGGCACGCATTTTAAGCATTTTCTCTGAAATCTCGTTAACAGCTTGATCCCAACTGATTCGTTGCCATTTTCCGTCTACTTTTTTCAGAGGATATTTAATACGTTGTGTACTCTTCACCAAATCAATCTGGTCAATACCTTTACAACAATGGCTGCCTTCACTGATTGGGTGATCTTGAGCCACATCTTGGCGTACCCACACACCGTTTTGAACTTCAGCAATGATTCCGCAACCCGCAGAACAAATGCTACAAATCGTTTTAACTCTCTTGCTACCTGGGAATGGATTTTTCACTTCTTCTTCAGTGGCTGGTCTGATTGAGTCACTGGATGCAAAGGCTGAACCTGCTCCAAAACTCGCTCCGATCGCTGCCATTTTAAGAAATGATCGTCTTCCCATGTGCAAAGAGGCGTCTTTTAACATCTCTTTACTCATCTAATCTCCTTAGACTGCCGCGTGATAATACGCGTCCCAATTAGCTGTTTTTGTGTAGAGAATCTCTTTTTTCTTCGATTTTCCCTTAACAACGCCGTTACTGTTACTCCCTGCTGTTTTTGCACCTGTGTCGCTCGCAATGGCTCCGACACTCACGGTTGCAGCGACTGCACCCACACTCAGAGTTTTCTTAAGAAAACTCCTTCTTTGATCTTGCATGGTCATTTTCTCCTTGCAGAATTTCTCTTTGACTTCAAAGAGAGAGTTAAAAAAAACAGTGGTTTTTTTAGCTCTCTCTTTTTCATTTTTATCTTTAACACGCCTTTAGAGCAAAGCTCTAAAAGCTACGCTAACGCTGAGTTTGATCACGCAGAGTGCCCACGCACCCTTGGTGCTTTTACTCATATTATCTTTACATGTAAAGCGTTTACACTATGCAAAATTAGCATATTAAAATGCCTTAAAATAGTGTAGATATTTAGAGCACGAACTCTTCAAAATTCTTCTTTGGTCTTGGTGTTAATGGTTTACGTGGTTTCTTATGCTCTTTGGTGTAGACTTTTGGCGCTTGATCTTCTTTTTCGCTAACAGGTTTTTTCACATCCAAATAGAGTCGCTCTAATGCTACAAAAGAGTGCATAATCACAGCTAATTCTTGGTAAAAATGGCTGTCTTCGTGAATGTAAAGGGCACCAATAAAATCATCCACAAACGGATTGAGAATGTTGACAAACACTTCGCGTGAAAGCTGAGCACTTTTCTCATTACCCGCAAGCTCTTCTTCGATCATTTTTTGCATAAACAGCATAATAAACCCAACATGATCTTCCATCTCTTTAAACTTTTCCGTATCGCGTCTGAAGTTAGAACTTAGAACATAATTGACCATCTCTAAACGCTTTTTACCATCATCGCGGTTCTCAAGAAAATATGACGCCGTGACAGGAATAAAGGCAGAATAAGGGCTAAAAAAGACCGTATCACTCTCCTCTTTTAACAGAGTATAGCCTCCGCTAATAAGCAAATTTTGCATATTACTAAACGCGAGTTTACTCTCATCATCGAGAGGGTTTTGCGCTAAAATATCGATCGTTTTTTGAATCACCTCAAGATCATTCTTGTTTTCAAAAAACATTAAAAGTGAAGCAAAGAGTCCGTAATAAACGGCTCTTGCTTTATTGATTGCCTCTTTATTCATAGATTGAGTCCTTTGTTTTCATTGTCCATGTGCGCTTGAAACATCACTTTGGGTTTACAGGCGGCACAACAGTAGAGTGTTCTAAGCTTCACAGCATCATTGCCAAAAAGCGGCGTCATAATCGCTGCGATTTTCTCAACCGCTTTAACGGTGGCAAAAGGCGTCCCACACTCAATACAGGTAAAAAGCTCATCTTTCGCCATAATGCGTTGCGAAAACCAACTTGGTTTTAAGCGCATCTCATCTTTAATGACGCTCAGACAATCCTTCTCAGGACAGGTCACTTCACAATAGCCACAATTCGTACAAATCGATGCGTTAAAACGAAGGGAATTATCTTCAGGATGCGCAGTCAAGGCGCGTACATTACAGGCTCCCACACAACTCAAACACAGCGTACATTTACTCTCATCGATAATGATGTCGCCATAATGCACATGTTCCCCAGTCTTCACCACACCCAAATCTTCACCATCCACTAAATGCGAAAGGCGTGCTGAGAAGATCTCGCGTTTGCGAAGACCGTCTTCATTGATACCGTACATACACTCAGGAAAGCTTTCCATACTTTCAAAAATACGCGCCAAATCAGCGCTATCTTCACAAACGTAAATCGCTTTTTTATGGTACTTTTTCTCAAAAATTTCGTTGATGATGCGAATCACATCCCCCGTACCTTTGGAGATAAAATCGGTGTAGAAGATGATCGGATTGCCACTGGTTTGAAGCAGATTTAACAAATGCGCCTCATGCAAATACTTCTCACCCTCAATCATCAAAGGTAAAACACCCTCACGTAAGGGAATATCAATCAAACCTAAATCCATTTTATTCGGAATAATCAGTGCCGTTGCACCTTTAAAAGACTCACTCAAATGGGCAAAAGCAATACGTGGCATCTGCGTATAATCAAGTGCTCCACTCGGACATACGCTCACACAACCACCACAGCCATGACAGTCAATGTGTGAAAAGGCTAAGTGCTTGGTTTCATCCTCTTTCAAAATCGCAACCGTTGGGCAGACCTCAGCACATTTACCGCAAATCTCTGTGCGTCTTTCATGGTACTGACAGATGGATGGATCGTAGTTGATAAAATTTTTATAGTGGTACTCACCTTTATTGTCACGAAGCTTTTTAAGCGCGCCTTCCAGTCCAAGAAGGGCTGGATCATACACGCCACTTTGCTTCATCGCAAAAAGGGGAGCATTCCACCAGATGATCTGATCGCACTCTAATTCGAGGAGTTCATCCTCTTTTTTGAGCGTTACATGTAAAGAACCAATGTGACCGTTCACATCTAAAATCGTTGAGGGAGAAAGAAGCATCACGGTAAAATCTTCATCTCTTAGTTCTGCTTTAAGGGCTTCAAGACTTTCATCGTCGGTAACGATAAGCACTTTGTTGCCGACCTCTTGCGCGTAGTCCATATCTTGCGCAAAATCAAAGCCAAGGGCACGTATGGCATAGAGTTTAGTGATCGTGGAAATTTTATTTGCAATGCTATCGCGTGAGTGTTGGAGGTAAAAATTGATCTCTGGTGCGTAAATAATTGCCTCTGCCTCAGGGTCGTTCGAGACTAAAAAATCACCATGACAAGGGCTTTTAACCAGTTCTATCGCTTCGTCAAGAGGGAAATCAATACCAACGGTATCGTAGAAAACGTACTCTTTTTGCATTTTACATCCATTAAGTGGTAAATAAGAATTTACCGAATTGTAAAATGAATTGGATTAAATCGTTCTTAACAAGAGTATATTTATCCGCTTAGTAAGCATTATATATTTAATTATATAACGTAGTAGTGGTGTTTTTTCACTATTATCTTGCGTTAATCTTCTTCCGTTATAATAATAGGTATGAAATGACAAAGGTGTTACAATTTTGGTAAACAAAAACTTTCTAATCACAAGCTTTTTAGCCTTAATCGTGCTGGTACTCCTCTTTTCTTTCGCCACTTCGTATAAAAGTGTGGAAAAAAACACCATTGTCCTAGGTGCCTCGCTACCGCTCACTGGCATTAACAGCCATTTGGGTCGCGATGTCGTTGTGGGGGCAAATGCCTACTTCAGCCACACCAATGCCAGAGGTGGCGTGCAAGGTAAAAAGATTGAATTTATCCAATATGACGACAAATACGAACCTGAAAACACCTACAGCAATACCATCAAACTCATCACCAAAGATGACGTTTTTGCCCTTTTTGGCTTTGTAGGAACACCTACGGTCAAACGTGTGTTACCGCTCATCACGGAAAGCCAGATCCCTTTTATCGCTCCTTACACTGGCGCTTCGTTTCTTCGCACCAAAGAGACACCGAACATCATCAACTTTCGAAGTGCTTACACCGAAGAGCTTGATGCGTTAGTAGAGTACCTCACGAAGCAAAAAAACATTACGCGCTTTGCAATTTTCTACCAAAACGATGACTACGGCGAAGAGGGGTATATCGCGCTCTCAACCGCCCTTGGTAAACGCAACCTGCAACTAATGGCAGAGGGAACCTATAAACGCAACACGCTCTCCATTCGCCATGCGATTCATGAGATTGAGGCGGCAAAACCTGAAGCCATCATCTTGGTGGGCTCGTATAAACCTACGGCTCGTTTTATCGAAAAAGTGAAAGAGTGTTGCCCACAACAGATCATCTTTTGTCCCATCTCTTTTGTCAATGCAGACGCCCTTATGGGGGAACTGCACGGTAACGGTGAGAACATTCTCTTTTCTCAAACCGTTCCCTCTTACGATGATTTTTACTCCAAAGAGGCGGTGGAGTACATCAAAAATCTTGCCTTTTACTACCCAGAGGAGAAACCCTCATTGGTCTCTTACGAATCGTATTTGGCAGCCAAAGCTGTGGTCACGGCGCTTAAGGCGATCAATGGAGCGATCACACCGGGTAAGTTTTTGGATCACCTCAAACATGTTCCCACCCAAACGCTTGATAACATTCCTTTAAAATACCACAATGCCCAACTGCTCAATCAAGTCTACCTCTCAAACTATGCTAACGGCAAATTTGAGATTATTCAAAAGTACGAGTACTAAGATGACGTTTGTAGAGTTTATTAACCAAAAACTAGAGACCATCAAGTTTTCCAATAAAACCAAAATTCTCATTTTTATCATCTTAAGTGGAACGATGACCATTGGTTTTTTGATGTTTGTCTCCATTTTTGCGCTTAAATACGACTACGAAACTCTGTTTCAAAAGCACACCCAACCCCAAGTCGATCTTGAAGAGATCAAAGACAATTACCGTGTCAATATCGCCGAAACGCTTCGAGACATCAAAGAGCGTCAAATCAGCAATGACGACGCCATCGAAGTGATCTATCTAGCACAACAGATCATCCACAAACAGTGGAACAGCTACCAATTTGCAACCAACCGCCAAATCGGAGGACTTCCTTATCTTGCGAGTCGTTGGTTGAGCCTCTTTTTAGTCATGCCTGACATTCCTGAAAAGACCATTTTTCAAAAAGGAATTGTGGATAAGATCAGCGTGAAAATGCAAAGCATTGATAGTAAAATCAACACGATGTTAGAACTCTTAAAATACTCCAAAACCGAGCAAGCGAGTTTTTTGATTGATGACATTATGCTCGAAGCGAACTCGCTGAACATTTATCTCTCAAGCCTCATTACCACGCATCTCAAGCAGGCAATTACCGAAAAACAGGTCAACGACAGCCTCTTTCAGACCAGTACGATCATGCTTATTCTGCTCATCGGTATGATCTTCTTTTTTATCACGATGGTGCTTTTTATTATCATTAACCATTTTAAAAATTTGCATAACTATCTTGAGGAAAATATTCTTATCAAGACCAAAGAGCTTCGCGATCTTAACGATTCGCTGGAACTTCGCATTAAACGAGAAGTCGAAAACAGTCGTAAAAAAGACAACATCATGTTCCAACAAGCCAGACTTGCGAGTTTGGGAGAGATGCTTCAAAACATCGCGCACCAATGGCGACAACCGCTGGGCTCACTGATGATGATTATTCAAAGTTTTGAGAGTAAGTTTTTAGCAGGCAAACTGGACGAACCCTTCATCGCTTCACGTGTCAAAGATGCCCAACTGCTCTCTTCCAATATGTCGGACACCTTGGAGGATTTTCGCACCTTCTTTAACCCCAACAAAAGCAAAAAAGCGTTTCGCATCAAAGAGGTGATCCAAAAAGCGGTTGACCTCTCCAAATACCAGTTGGAGCGCGAAGAGATCACGTTAGCACTTTTTATCAAAGATGACCTCGAAGTGTTTGGTTTTAAAAATGAGCTGATTCACGTGCTTCTCAATCTTATTGGCAATTCCAAGGATATTTTGGCGAGTAAGAGTGAGCAAATGGACAAGATTATTCACATCATCGCCAAGCAAAATGAAGAGCGCATTTTTATCAATGTCATCGACAATGGTGGCGGAATAAAAAGTGATATAATACCCAAAGTGTTTGACCCCTATTTTACGACCAAACACAAGAGTGTGGGCACAGGAATCGGGCTTTACATGTCCAAACAGATGGTGGAAAAACACATGCACGGAAAGATTACATGTAAGAATATTCGCCACAAATTAAGCACAAAATTTCTGTGGGCATGTACGATGTTTACGATAGAAATTCCAAAAAATTACATCAATACAAACGAGGGTGATGACGATGAACAAGCGCAATTTTGAGTTACTCGGAAGCTTTACGATTCTTTACATCGAAGATGAAGCGGATTTGCTGAAACACACCACATCTGTTTTAGAAGATTTTGTGAAAAAAATCTACCCCGTACAAACGATCGAAGAAGCTTTGGAGATCATCAAAACTGAAAAAATTGACGTCATTGTCGCGGACATTCACCTCAAATACAGCAATGGTTTAGATTTTTTACGAACCCTCAAACATGACTTAGAGATCGAACTTCCCTCCATCGTCACCACCGCATTTACCGACACAGAGTATCTGCTCGATGCGATAAAACTTCATGTGGATAACTACCTCATTAAGCCTGTCAACATCAAAGAGCTCTTAAACTCACTGCACGATGTATTGCTTCCAAAAATTCAAGCCAAAGAGATCGTGCGCTCGTATAACATCATCAAAACCATCTCCGCCGTGACCGATAGCAAGCAAGTCGAGATCATCCGTTTTATCATCAAAAATTTGGACAATGACAATATGCTCAACTACTCCTACAGCGAGATTATGGAGCAAGTGGATGTCAGCAAACCTACTGTTATCAAGCTGTTTAAACAACTTGGAGACCAAGGGATTTTGACAAAGATTCAAAACAAAAAATACCTTTTTGACGAGACCCAATTGCCGCTTCCGGAGAACGCATGAACGCTTTAAAAACGCTTCCCAAAGTTGACAAATGCCTTACACATACGCTTTTTGAAGGCTGTAATGCAACCTTAGTGATGAAAATCGCCAGAATAAAAATCGAAGCGCTGCGCCAAGCACTTCTCAACAAAGAGATCGAGAGTTTTGATGAAGAGGCGTTAATGCACGAGATCAAAAAAGCCTACGACGCGCTTTTTGAGCCTTCACTCAAACCCCTCATCAACGCCACAGGGGTCATTTTGCACACCAATATGGGCAGAAGTTTGATCTCCAAAACCTTGTTGGATCGCGCCAGTGATGTCATCTGCAACTACTCCAATTTGGAATATAACCTAGAACTAGGAAGCCGAGGCGAACGCTATGAGCATGTTAGCACGCATCTTAAAGAGCTTTTAGGTGTCGAAGATGTTTTGGTTGTCAACAACAACGCTTCCGCCGTTTTTTTGATCTTAAACACCTTTGCCAAAAACCAAGAAGTTGTGGTTTCCAGAGGTGAATTGGTTGAGATCGGTGGCAGTTTTCGCATTCCTGAAGTGATGAAACAAAGTGGCGCCATTTTGAACGAAGTCGGAGCGACCAATAAAACCAAAATCACCGACTACGAGAGTGCCATCAACGAAAACACCGCGATGCTGATGAAAGTGCATCAGTCCAACTTTAGCATCGAAGGGTTTAGCGAAGCCGTAGCGTATGAAGATCTCAAGCAGCTCGCCACCCAAAACAATCTTTTGGACTACTACGACCTTGGAAGCGGCTATGTGCCCAAACTGCCGTACAACCTTGGAAACCGCGAACATTCCCTTTCAGAAATTCTTACATGTAACCCTTCACTGATCAGTTTCAGTGGCGACAAACTCTTTGGAAGCGTGCAAGCAGGCATTATCGCAGGGTGCGCAGATTTAATCGCGAAGCTGAAAAAGAACCAACTTCTTCGTATGTTACGGGTCGATAAAATCACCCTGAGTCTTTTAGAAGAGAGCATTAAAGCCTATCTGGCAGAAGAGTACGAGCAAATTCCAACCCTTTGGCTGCTGTTTCGAAGCGTCGAAGAGCTTGCGCAAAGAGCGTTACATGTAAAAGAGTCTGTTGGCGAAAATGCGTGCGAAATTGTAGAGAGTGAAACCTATATGGGTGGCGGTACTTTGCCCAATCGTCGCTTTCCCACGATTGCTTTACATGTAAAAGGAAAAGCGATGGTTTTAGAGCGAAAATTCCGCGAAAATTATGTTATAGGACGCATTGAAAATGACCACTTTTTACTCGACTTTCGCACGATTCTTCCTAATGTGGAAGAAAAACTGAGTGAAATTATTAAACGCATTGTAGGGAATTAAATGGAGTATAGTATCGTTGGAACCGCAGGACACGTTGATCATGGTAAAACGGCTCTTATTACAGCACTCACAGGCTTTGAGGGAGACAGTTTAGAAGAGGAAAAACGCCGAGGCATTACCATCAACCTCAGTTTTTCGAGCATGCAAAATGAGGCAAAAAACGTCGCGTTTATCGACGTTCCAGGGCATGAAAAACTGTTAAAAAACATGATCTCAGGTGCCTTTGGATTTGATGCCAGCTTGGTGGTTGTCGATGCGAATGAGGGCATTATGCCACAAACCAAAGAGCATTTGGAGATCTTAAATCTTTTACATGTAAAGAACATTATCGTAGCCCTCACCAAAAAAGACCTTGCAACACCTGACGTCATCGAGCAGAGAACCTACGAAATCACCGAGTATCTTAAAACACTTCAAAACCTCCATTTGGTCGAGATTATTCCTGTCAGTATTTACGAGCCTTCCACGATTCAAACGCTCAAAAATGCCCTCTTTGCACTACCCGTAACGCCTAAAAAAAGCAACGGTCTTTTTCGCTACTACGTCGACCGCTCTTTCTCGATTGCAGGAGCGGGCACGGTTGTGACAGGAACCGTACTGGATGGCACTATCAAAGTCGGAGAAAAACTCTTTGCACCAGAGCTTGAAAAAGAGTTTGTTATCCGCAATCTTCAAGTGCATGATCATGACGTCGAAGCTGCGTTTTCGTCTCAGCGAACCGCGATCAACCTTCAAAATGCCCAAAAAACA
Above is a genomic segment from Sulfurospirillum halorespirans DSM 13726 containing:
- a CDS encoding formate dehydrogenase subunit alpha; this encodes MLKDASLHMGRRSFLKMAAIGASFGAGSAFASSDSIRPATEEEVKNPFPGSKRVKTICSICSAGCGIIAEVQNGVWVRQDVAQDHPISEGSHCCKGIDQIDLVKSTQRIKYPLKKVDGKWQRISWDQAVNEISEKMLKMRAENGPDIVEFLGSAKFSLQQSFYFRKFAAMWGTNNIDHVARIUHSASVAGAANTFGYGAMTQQFGDAVNAKVIMMIGANSAVANPIGFKHFLQAKDRNGTKLIVVDPIYTRSAAKADLYLRIRSGTDIAFVYGMLHIIFKNGWEDKEFIDTRSYAMDQIRAEAAKWTPELTSDVTGIPVDQIIQATTLFAKNTPSAIAWSLGITQHSVGSSNTRILPVLQIALGNMGKKGGGLYIIRGHDNVQGATDMGNLADSLSGYYGLEDGAWKYFAQSWGVDYEWLKGRFFEKKWMNEKGYSLSQWWQGVLQEVKTYSSAPVRAVWIQGTGITSMSQQAKIKEALDKLDLVVIAEPFVNEAAVLTSRKDGIYILPVATQFECEGTVTATNRSNQWRSKVVEPLYESKTDEEVMFLFAKKFGFYDQFVQGMKMGVKDGKVVQVKNDFKWPDDAVTEIARTIKSIGLSGWTPERLRSHQENWHMFDPVTLEGKGPMKGQYYGLPWPCWDDKHPGSPILYRRDVPVAEGGMGFRNRFGLEHNGVSQLADKSVTVKGSKIEGGYPQLTKENIEKVLGITLTEEEKAQMGGSWAMDFSGLIQQKAREAGVCVYGNARARTIVWEFPDPVPLHREPIHSPRWDLVAKYPTYEDQPKNFRVETKFKSEQQKQDWSKEFPTMLVSMRVVNLSGAGMLERTSKYLSAITPEMFCNIHPDLALKHGIKDRDMMWIHAPHGTKIKVKAYHNHSVTADRICMPYNFAGVFQGIDLSANYPEGTKPYAIGESSNTITNYGFDVITQISEFNAGLCRVEKA
- a CDS encoding sensor histidine kinase, whose amino-acid sequence is MTFVEFINQKLETIKFSNKTKILIFIILSGTMTIGFLMFVSIFALKYDYETLFQKHTQPQVDLEEIKDNYRVNIAETLRDIKERQISNDDAIEVIYLAQQIIHKQWNSYQFATNRQIGGLPYLASRWLSLFLVMPDIPEKTIFQKGIVDKISVKMQSIDSKINTMLELLKYSKTEQASFLIDDIMLEANSLNIYLSSLITTHLKQAITEKQVNDSLFQTSTIMLILLIGMIFFFITMVLFIIINHFKNLHNYLEENILIKTKELRDLNDSLELRIKREVENSRKKDNIMFQQARLASLGEMLQNIAHQWRQPLGSLMMIIQSFESKFLAGKLDEPFIASRVKDAQLLSSNMSDTLEDFRTFFNPNKSKKAFRIKEVIQKAVDLSKYQLEREEITLALFIKDDLEVFGFKNELIHVLLNLIGNSKDILASKSEQMDKIIHIIAKQNEERIFINVIDNGGGIKSDIIPKVFDPYFTTKHKSVGTGIGLYMSKQMVEKHMHGKITCKNIRHKLSTKFLWACTMFTIEIPKNYINTNEGDDDEQAQF
- a CDS encoding ABC transporter substrate-binding protein; this encodes MVNKNFLITSFLALIVLVLLFSFATSYKSVEKNTIVLGASLPLTGINSHLGRDVVVGANAYFSHTNARGGVQGKKIEFIQYDDKYEPENTYSNTIKLITKDDVFALFGFVGTPTVKRVLPLITESQIPFIAPYTGASFLRTKETPNIINFRSAYTEELDALVEYLTKQKNITRFAIFYQNDDYGEEGYIALSTALGKRNLQLMAEGTYKRNTLSIRHAIHEIEAAKPEAIILVGSYKPTARFIEKVKECCPQQIIFCPISFVNADALMGELHGNGENILFSQTVPSYDDFYSKEAVEYIKNLAFYYPEEKPSLVSYESYLAAKAVVTALKAINGAITPGKFLDHLKHVPTQTLDNIPLKYHNAQLLNQVYLSNYANGKFEIIQKYEY
- the selA gene encoding L-seryl-tRNA(Sec) selenium transferase, with the protein product MNALKTLPKVDKCLTHTLFEGCNATLVMKIARIKIEALRQALLNKEIESFDEEALMHEIKKAYDALFEPSLKPLINATGVILHTNMGRSLISKTLLDRASDVICNYSNLEYNLELGSRGERYEHVSTHLKELLGVEDVLVVNNNASAVFLILNTFAKNQEVVVSRGELVEIGGSFRIPEVMKQSGAILNEVGATNKTKITDYESAINENTAMLMKVHQSNFSIEGFSEAVAYEDLKQLATQNNLLDYYDLGSGYVPKLPYNLGNREHSLSEILTCNPSLISFSGDKLFGSVQAGIIAGCADLIAKLKKNQLLRMLRVDKITLSLLEESIKAYLAEEYEQIPTLWLLFRSVEELAQRALHVKESVGENACEIVESETYMGGGTLPNRRFPTIALHVKGKAMVLERKFRENYVIGRIENDHFLLDFRTILPNVEEKLSEIIKRIVGN
- a CDS encoding TorD/DmsD family molecular chaperone, which translates into the protein MNKEAINKARAVYYGLFASLLMFFENKNDLEVIQKTIDILAQNPLDDESKLAFSNMQNLLISGGYTLLKEESDTVFFSPYSAFIPVTASYFLENRDDGKKRLEMVNYVLSSNFRRDTEKFKEMEDHVGFIMLFMQKMIEEELAGNEKSAQLSREVFVNILNPFVDDFIGALYIHEDSHFYQELAVIMHSFVALERLYLDVKKPVSEKEDQAPKVYTKEHKKPRKPLTPRPKKNFEEFVL
- a CDS encoding response regulator translates to MNKRNFELLGSFTILYIEDEADLLKHTTSVLEDFVKKIYPVQTIEEALEIIKTEKIDVIVADIHLKYSNGLDFLRTLKHDLEIELPSIVTTAFTDTEYLLDAIKLHVDNYLIKPVNIKELLNSLHDVLLPKIQAKEIVRSYNIIKTISAVTDSKQVEIIRFIIKNLDNDNMLNYSYSEIMEQVDVSKPTVIKLFKQLGDQGILTKIQNKKYLFDETQLPLPENA
- a CDS encoding twin-arginine translocation signal domain-containing protein, with the protein product MQDQRRSFLKKTLSVGAVAATVSVGAIASDTGAKTAGSNSNGVVKGKSKKKEILYTKTANWDAYYHAAV
- a CDS encoding 4Fe-4S binding protein; this translates as MQKEYVFYDTVGIDFPLDEAIELVKSPCHGDFLVSNDPEAEAIIYAPEINFYLQHSRDSIANKISTITKLYAIRALGFDFAQDMDYAQEVGNKVLIVTDDESLEALKAELRDEDFTVMLLSPSTILDVNGHIGSLHVTLKKEDELLELECDQIIWWNAPLFAMKQSGVYDPALLGLEGALKKLRDNKGEYHYKNFINYDPSICQYHERRTEICGKCAEVCPTVAILKEDETKHLAFSHIDCHGCGGCVSVCPSGALDYTQMPRIAFAHLSESFKGATALIIPNKMDLGLIDIPLREGVLPLMIEGEKYLHEAHLLNLLQTSGNPIIFYTDFISKGTGDVIRIINEIFEKKYHKKAIYVCEDSADLARIFESMESFPECMYGINEDGLRKREIFSARLSHLVDGEDLGVVKTGEHVHYGDIIIDESKCTLCLSCVGACNVRALTAHPEDNSLRFNASICTNCGYCEVTCPEKDCLSVIKDEMRLKPSWFSQRIMAKDELFTCIECGTPFATVKAVEKIAAIMTPLFGNDAVKLRTLYCCAACKPKVMFQAHMDNENKGLNL